Genomic segment of Bifidobacterium lemurum:
CCGTGTCCTCGGCTGATTTTGACGCTCTGGCGCGAGCCGAAGTCGGTGTCGGGATCGAACACCTCGGCGTAGTCGCCCCAAAGCTTGTAGCGCGTGTTGAACGGCACGGCCACGCCCTCGATGGTGCGTCCGTCGCCGCTCGCATCGGATGCGCGTAGGGACAGGCCTCCTATGGTGAGCTCGCGGCGGGCCATGAGGTCATTGGGCATTGCTGGTCTCCTTGTCTGGTTGGGTTTCGAGCGGGGCGAGGCCCTCGCGGGCGCGCACCTCGCCGACGGTCAGGAATCCGGCCTCGAGCGCGGTCTTGTAGGCGGCGTACCGGGTGCCGGTGTCCGAGCGGCGGGAGCTGTCCCAGTCCATGGCGACCGCGCGCCGTCCGGGCAGGAGCTCGCCCAGGGCCTCGCAGATCGGGTCGGCGTACGCGGCGAGCGTGTACGAGCTGAACTCGATCCAAGATTGTTCGATGTTGGTGTAGGTCAGGCTGGAGCCGTCGGTGCCGGTGAGCATGAGGTTGGCGGGGATGCCGAACAGTCGGGCCACCTGGACGCCGTCGAACTGGCGCGATTGCACGAACTGCATGTCCTCGGGGCTGAGCAGGGTGCGCGCGTAGCGCACGTTCTTTCCCAGGACCAGCGGCTGGCCGCTTTTAGCAGACATGATGCGCCGTTTGGCGTCGTCGGCCTCCTCGTCGCTGATTTCGACCTCGGTCGTGTAGATGCCGGACGGCACGCCAGCCTCCTCACGCCAGTTCGCGGCGAAATCGCGCGTGTCGGCCATGCCCTCCAGCTCGACGCGGCACGAGCCGATCGGGCCGAGCCCTCGCAGACGGCCGGGGACGGCCACGAGCCGCTTGTGGATCACGTCCTCGCGGCCGAACGTGAGACCGCGCCACGAGTAGCGGATGTCGGAGCGTCGGGGGTCGGCCGACATGTCGGTGACGGCTACCTCGCGCGGCGGAAGCGGCATAACGTCGATGACCTTGTCGCCCACGCGGCGTTTGAGCAGGAACAGGTTGCCGTCGGTCGCGAGACAGGCGACGAGGTAGGACACCAGTTCGCGGCGCGTCATATCCAGCGAGGGCGAG
This window contains:
- a CDS encoding phage portal protein; translation: MGFRDRFASLMARSMPAVTAARRETPAPPSLPARMPADHEPTGLIQVFRAVQVLETAVSALPIVQLDRAGRQSIADGIVNSPSLDMTRRELVSYLVACLATDGNLFLLKRRVGDKVIDVMPLPPREVAVTDMSADPRRSDIRYSWRGLTFGREDVIHKRLVAVPGRLRGLGPIGSCRVELEGMADTRDFAANWREEAGVPSGIYTTEVEISDEEADDAKRRIMSAKSGQPLVLGKNVRYARTLLSPEDMQFVQSRQFDGVQVARLFGIPANLMLTGTDGSSLTYTNIEQSWIEFSSYTLAAYADPICEALGELLPGRRAVAMDWDSSRRSDTGTRYAAYKTALEAGFLTVGEVRAREGLAPLETQPDKETSNAQ